From the genome of Hymenobacter sp. PAMC 26628, one region includes:
- a CDS encoding PAS domain-containing sensor histidine kinase, protein MFDFASFFLEQAEANARVQFVYNLTDHHVAFVNTAYERVLHGTQAQVNNELPALLGRLHPDDRVYLAHYWRMWSKGLISDEVEVRLQSPGQPDEWFCLTPYYRKTASGTVWLSGTLHNITVTKQYQQNADLFNSRKNATLDMLSHDLSGAFIMVEQIADYLRQEIKPEPDGEMLKMLDVLASTSQDSVKMIRDLINLEFLASANSALKRDRVNIGDVLGVPLEQLEHGQRLTRHHFSYSLPAAPLYADLDVNKVAQVLINLVNNAIKFTPDAGTITVRVEPGPGCVRVHVIDDGIRIPLEMQPYLFDRFTRARRPGLRGEHTTGLGLATCKTVVEWHRGTISVVSAEGQGSTFTVELPLSEVIGSVPVA, encoded by the coding sequence GTGTTTGATTTTGCCAGCTTTTTTCTGGAACAAGCGGAAGCCAACGCCCGGGTCCAGTTCGTGTACAACCTGACAGACCACCATGTTGCGTTCGTAAACACCGCGTACGAGCGGGTGCTGCACGGCACGCAGGCCCAGGTGAACAACGAGCTGCCCGCCTTGCTCGGCCGCCTGCACCCCGACGACCGGGTGTACCTCGCCCACTACTGGCGGATGTGGTCCAAGGGGCTGATTTCGGACGAGGTAGAGGTGCGCCTGCAAAGCCCTGGCCAGCCGGACGAATGGTTTTGCCTCACCCCGTACTACCGCAAAACGGCCAGCGGAACAGTGTGGCTGAGCGGCACGCTGCACAACATCACCGTGACGAAGCAGTACCAGCAAAACGCTGACCTGTTCAACAGCCGCAAAAACGCCACGCTCGACATGCTTTCGCACGATTTGAGCGGCGCGTTCATTATGGTGGAACAAATCGCGGATTACCTCCGCCAGGAGATCAAGCCCGAGCCCGACGGCGAGATGCTGAAGATGCTCGACGTGCTGGCCAGCACCAGCCAGGACAGCGTGAAGATGATCCGGGACCTCATCAACCTGGAGTTCCTGGCCTCGGCCAACTCGGCGCTGAAGCGCGACCGGGTAAACATCGGCGACGTTTTGGGCGTCCCGCTGGAGCAGCTCGAACACGGCCAGCGGCTCACGCGCCACCATTTTTCGTATTCGCTGCCGGCCGCGCCGCTGTACGCGGACCTGGACGTGAACAAGGTTGCCCAGGTGCTCATCAACCTGGTCAACAACGCCATCAAGTTCACGCCCGATGCCGGCACCATCACCGTACGGGTCGAGCCGGGCCCCGGCTGCGTCCGCGTCCACGTCATCGACGACGGCATCAGGATTCCACTGGAGATGCAGCCCTATTTGTTTGACCGGTTCACCCGGGCGCGCCGGCCCGGGCTGCGCGGCGAGCACACCACTGGCCTGGGCCTGGCCACGTGCAAAACGGTGGTGGAGTGGCACCGCGGCACGATTTCGGTGGTAAGTGCCGAAGGCCAGGGGAGCACGTTCACGGTGGAGCTGCCGCTGTCAGAGGTAATCGGCAGCGTGCCCGTGGCGTAG
- a CDS encoding NAD-dependent epimerase/dehydratase family protein yields MAPTPGDTPTLPGTVLVIGACGQLGLELTAALRQRYAPHNVVAADVRAPKNPDALAGGPFELLDVLDKDRLEDLIRQYRPVQVYHLAALLSATAEKDPMFAWKLNMDGLLNVLNLAVQYRVPQVYWPSSIAVFGPDTPREHTPQTTVMNPNTVYGISKLAGEQWCEWYHRHHGLDVRSLRYPGLIGYKSLPGGGTTDYAVDIYHKAVAGEDFECFLKEDTYLPMMYMPDALKATLDLMHAPAGHIKVRTSYNLGAMSFAPADITAAIQQEIPGFQVSYVPDGRQAIADSWPASIDDSAARADWGWAPAFDLAKMTQDMLVHLKDLVVA; encoded by the coding sequence ATGGCCCCCACCCCCGGCGACACCCCCACCTTACCCGGCACCGTGCTCGTTATCGGCGCCTGCGGCCAACTCGGCCTCGAACTGACCGCCGCCCTGCGCCAGCGCTACGCGCCCCACAACGTGGTGGCGGCCGACGTGCGGGCCCCCAAAAACCCGGACGCCCTGGCCGGGGGCCCCTTCGAACTGCTCGACGTGCTGGACAAGGACCGCCTGGAAGACCTCATCCGGCAGTACCGGCCGGTGCAGGTGTACCACCTCGCCGCCCTGCTCTCGGCCACGGCTGAGAAGGACCCGATGTTTGCCTGGAAGCTGAACATGGACGGCCTGCTGAACGTGCTGAACCTGGCCGTGCAGTACCGCGTGCCGCAGGTGTACTGGCCCAGCTCCATCGCCGTGTTTGGGCCCGACACGCCCCGCGAGCACACCCCGCAAACCACCGTTATGAACCCCAACACGGTGTACGGCATCAGCAAGCTGGCCGGCGAGCAGTGGTGCGAGTGGTACCACCGCCACCACGGCCTCGACGTGCGCAGCCTGCGCTACCCCGGCCTCATCGGCTACAAAAGCCTGCCCGGCGGCGGCACCACCGACTACGCCGTGGACATTTACCATAAGGCCGTGGCCGGCGAGGATTTCGAGTGCTTCCTCAAAGAAGACACTTACCTGCCGATGATGTACATGCCCGACGCGCTGAAGGCTACCCTGGACCTGATGCACGCCCCGGCCGGCCACATCAAGGTGCGCACCAGCTACAACCTGGGCGCCATGAGTTTCGCGCCGGCCGACATCACGGCCGCCATCCAGCAGGAAATCCCCGGCTTCCAGGTCAGCTACGTACCCGACGGCCGCCAGGCCATTGCCGACTCGTGGCCTGCCAGCATCGACGACTCAGCCGCCCGCGCCGACTGGGGTTGGGCCCCGGCGTTCGATTTGGCGAAGATGACCCAGGACATGCTGGTGCACTTGAAGGATTTGGTGGTGGCGTAG
- a CDS encoding STAS domain-containing protein yields the protein MRVYQEVLPNSCLLILTDSDGWAGLAPLARALRWAMRQPQRRVWVDCSSLADLSAHALFLLRQGADRLRQRGGCLVLCHPPPSLSEPRAEGPPPGYQVAASLLDADQV from the coding sequence ATGCGTGTCTACCAAGAAGTCTTGCCCAACAGCTGTCTACTCATTCTGACTGATAGCGACGGTTGGGCGGGCCTCGCTCCCCTCGCCCGCGCCCTGCGCTGGGCCATGCGGCAGCCCCAGCGCCGCGTGTGGGTCGATTGCAGCAGCTTGGCCGATTTGAGCGCCCACGCCCTGTTTCTGCTGCGCCAAGGTGCCGACCGCCTACGCCAGCGGGGCGGCTGCCTGGTGCTGTGCCACCCGCCGCCCTCCCTCAGCGAGCCCCGGGCTGAGGGCCCTCCCCCCGGCTACCAGGTAGCTGCCTCGCTACTCGACGCCGACCAAGTATAA
- a CDS encoding response regulator transcription factor produces the protein MTRLFLVDDHSIVRTGLRALLATEADLVVVGEASHGQELLDCLPSTPADVVMLDLAMPVLDGLATTTRLRAEYPGLRVLVLTMMAEPQRIGELFAAGARGYMLKSAGQAELLLAIRAVAAGGLYLCSDLGLYLLQQVLAHAASPAAKATNSRYAGHLTARELEVLRLLATGLTTNDIAAKLFTSKRTIETHRQHILEKTQTKNTAALIHRAVTEGLLD, from the coding sequence ATGACTCGCCTGTTCTTAGTCGACGATCATTCCATAGTGCGCACCGGCCTGCGGGCCCTATTGGCTACCGAGGCCGACCTGGTGGTGGTGGGCGAAGCCAGCCACGGCCAGGAGCTGCTCGACTGCCTGCCCTCTACGCCCGCCGACGTGGTAATGCTCGACCTTGCCATGCCCGTGCTCGACGGCCTGGCGACCACCACGCGCCTGCGCGCCGAGTACCCGGGCCTGCGCGTGTTGGTGCTCACGATGATGGCCGAGCCCCAGCGTATCGGGGAGCTGTTTGCGGCCGGCGCGCGCGGCTACATGCTCAAAAGCGCTGGGCAAGCTGAGCTGCTGCTGGCCATCCGGGCCGTGGCGGCCGGCGGGCTGTACCTATGTTCAGATTTGGGCCTCTATCTACTGCAGCAAGTACTGGCCCACGCCGCCAGTCCCGCGGCCAAAGCGACTAACAGCCGATATGCTGGCCACCTCACCGCCCGCGAATTGGAAGTGCTGCGGCTGCTGGCCACCGGCCTTACCACCAACGATATTGCCGCCAAGCTCTTCACGAGCAAGCGCACCATCGAAACCCACCGCCAGCACATTCTGGAAAAAACCCAAACCAAGAACACCGCCGCCCTCATTCACCGGGCCGTGACGGAAGGCTTGCTGGACTAG
- a CDS encoding AAA family ATPase produces the protein MAKSVKALATDVSPYLKQARVQNYPPLRDAQADFKPGLNIIIGKNGAGKTRFLTLLSELADLHEQKEHFGAAGCKVVFGGIFGGKVDAEIEFEEQAGDGLTFEPQKALVKPVVHIDTLSANEKQYVEKPEQLNYLLASYAPILIRHGTPATGLPILDESAEIILEKRSVTVTLKDGPRRINDLNSQFVQALFRALYRLVRLGFTAIQGVPVPPMTGEAVRYQLSRLIAAYTERLTYYLPLYSPVQAVRCVEYFQVYYQEMQDQYSIKGLVLEYQVNSQWLSFGLLSDGTKRLVYILAEILAPDVVALNKNTDEITVYDKRKIILLEEPELGIHHSQLHKLLQLIREASSESQIIMTTHAPQVLDMLGADELDRITICSLDPEKGTQFHKLSEEKQEQAHVYMKEVGFLSDYWRYSYLEETEAE, from the coding sequence ATGGCTAAATCAGTGAAGGCGCTTGCTACCGACGTGTCGCCCTATCTCAAGCAGGCGCGGGTACAAAACTATCCCCCCTTGCGCGACGCGCAAGCGGATTTTAAGCCGGGGCTGAATATTATCATTGGAAAAAACGGGGCGGGAAAAACTAGGTTTTTGACGTTGCTAAGCGAGCTGGCTGACCTGCACGAACAAAAAGAGCATTTTGGCGCCGCGGGGTGCAAAGTCGTATTTGGAGGAATATTCGGAGGGAAGGTTGATGCCGAGATTGAGTTTGAGGAGCAAGCCGGTGATGGTCTAACCTTCGAACCGCAAAAGGCACTCGTAAAACCGGTAGTCCACATCGATACCCTTTCAGCCAATGAGAAGCAATACGTAGAAAAGCCGGAGCAACTTAACTATTTACTGGCTTCGTATGCGCCAATTTTGATACGGCACGGTACGCCTGCGACAGGGTTGCCCATTCTAGACGAGAGCGCGGAAATAATATTAGAAAAACGAAGCGTAACAGTAACGCTAAAGGACGGGCCTAGACGGATAAATGACCTCAACAGTCAGTTCGTGCAAGCGCTTTTTCGTGCGCTTTATCGATTAGTTCGCCTTGGATTTACGGCGATTCAAGGTGTACCTGTGCCGCCGATGACGGGAGAAGCTGTGCGGTACCAGCTTTCGCGGCTGATAGCAGCTTACACTGAAAGACTCACGTATTATTTGCCTTTGTACTCCCCAGTACAAGCCGTGCGGTGCGTTGAATACTTTCAGGTTTATTACCAGGAGATGCAAGACCAGTACAGTATCAAAGGCCTGGTGCTGGAATACCAGGTTAATAGCCAATGGCTTTCATTTGGGCTATTGTCAGATGGCACTAAGCGGTTGGTTTACATATTAGCCGAGATCCTTGCGCCAGATGTTGTTGCGCTAAATAAAAATACTGACGAAATCACGGTGTATGACAAAAGGAAAATTATTCTCCTTGAAGAGCCTGAACTGGGCATTCACCATTCTCAGTTACATAAGCTACTACAGCTCATCCGCGAGGCATCAAGTGAAAGTCAAATTATTATGACCACCCATGCGCCCCAGGTGTTGGATATGCTGGGAGCCGACGAGCTAGACCGCATTACCATCTGTTCGCTCGACCCCGAAAAGGGCACTCAATTCCACAAGCTGAGTGAGGAAAAGCAGGAGCAGGCCCATGTGTACATGAAAGAAGTAGGTTTCCTGAGCGACTACTGGCGCTATTCGTACCTGGAGGAAACGGAGGCTGAATAG
- a CDS encoding DUF4276 family protein, whose protein sequence is MTHEEAKSNFMVGLLGESPNDTDSLQALLGQRYEWVRFVIISPEITGAQLDSPKFQHIIRANYRFQRPNLIVVTRDLDAPESDRKKRLERLLFFRKMNRGFEQRSVFLLNVQAMEALIAADIAPFDKKYGCTCSVPANPTTIVDPAKFLKEATALCRKHYDEGHCAELLAEADYDKLLANCRYFADFDKEFASKLPNPV, encoded by the coding sequence ATGACGCACGAGGAGGCAAAATCGAATTTTATGGTGGGGTTACTGGGCGAGTCGCCCAACGATACAGACTCTCTACAAGCGTTGCTGGGGCAGCGCTACGAGTGGGTGCGCTTCGTCATTATCAGCCCTGAGATTACGGGTGCGCAGCTAGATAGCCCTAAATTTCAGCATATTATTCGGGCTAACTATCGTTTTCAAAGACCTAATTTGATAGTAGTCACTCGTGATCTAGACGCGCCGGAAAGCGACCGAAAAAAGCGGTTAGAGCGCTTGCTGTTCTTTCGAAAAATGAACCGAGGATTTGAGCAGCGAAGTGTATTTCTGCTTAACGTGCAGGCAATGGAGGCGTTAATAGCAGCCGATATTGCGCCGTTTGATAAGAAATATGGTTGCACCTGCTCAGTGCCAGCCAATCCCACGACGATTGTTGACCCCGCGAAATTCCTAAAAGAAGCAACTGCTCTCTGTCGCAAGCACTATGACGAAGGCCACTGTGCTGAGTTATTAGCCGAAGCTGACTACGATAAGTTACTTGCCAATTGCCGCTATTTCGCGGATTTCGACAAGGAGTTTGCATCGAAACTGCCTAACCCGGTTTGA
- a CDS encoding S53 family peptidase, whose translation MQVPQNRTIVRGSERTALPQARAVRPIAPDEPLEVTVRLRPQGAPAALSPSAFADQAPAARTYLTRAELAARMGAAPQDVAAVTAFAAAHGLAVVRADAAQCCVVLAGPVAALETAFGTALHQYESPAGRYRGRTGPLTVPKALGDIVEGVFGLDDRPQARAHFQVRGPAAGAVVARVAGASFTPPALAKLYNFPAGLDGRGQCIGLIELGGGFRPEDLTAYFTRLKLPVPAVATVSIDGGRNQPTTAQGADGEVMLDIEVAAAVAPGARLAVYFAPNTTQGFLDAVTAAVHDQVNQPTVISISWGGPENTWTAGALDQFNQAFQAAALLGVTVCCAAGDNGSGDGVADGQPHADFPASSPFALACGGTKLTAAGAKISSEVVWNAGPNSATGGGISAHFPVPDYQKSLPLPKPTKAKAARPGRGLPDVAGNADPASGYEVRVDGQDLVIGGTSAVAPLWAGLVALFNQKLAKPAGFLNPLLYGSLAGHGLLHDITTGTNGAYAARAGWDACTGWGSPNGAALLGALAAAPPTKPA comes from the coding sequence ATGCAAGTCCCCCAAAACCGAACGATTGTGCGCGGCAGTGAGCGCACGGCTTTGCCCCAGGCCCGCGCCGTGCGGCCCATCGCGCCCGACGAGCCGCTGGAAGTGACCGTGCGCCTGCGCCCCCAGGGGGCCCCGGCAGCCCTCTCGCCCAGCGCCTTTGCCGACCAGGCCCCGGCGGCCCGCACCTACCTCACCCGCGCCGAGCTGGCCGCCCGCATGGGCGCCGCCCCGCAGGACGTGGCCGCCGTCACGGCTTTTGCCGCCGCCCACGGCCTGGCCGTGGTGCGTGCCGACGCCGCCCAGTGCTGCGTGGTGCTGGCCGGCCCCGTAGCGGCGTTGGAAACCGCCTTCGGCACGGCTTTGCACCAGTACGAGTCGCCGGCCGGGCGCTACCGGGGCCGCACGGGCCCCCTGACGGTACCTAAGGCCCTGGGCGACATCGTGGAGGGCGTGTTTGGGCTCGACGACCGGCCCCAGGCCCGGGCGCACTTCCAGGTGCGGGGCCCCGCGGCGGGGGCCGTGGTGGCCCGCGTGGCGGGGGCCTCGTTCACGCCGCCAGCGCTGGCCAAGCTCTACAACTTCCCGGCCGGGCTTGACGGGCGCGGCCAGTGCATCGGCCTCATCGAGTTGGGCGGCGGGTTTCGGCCGGAAGACCTGACGGCCTACTTCACCCGCCTGAAACTGCCCGTGCCGGCTGTGGCCACGGTGAGCATCGACGGCGGCCGCAACCAGCCCACCACCGCCCAGGGCGCCGACGGCGAGGTGATGCTCGACATCGAAGTAGCCGCCGCCGTGGCCCCCGGGGCCCGCCTCGCGGTGTACTTCGCCCCCAACACCACCCAGGGCTTCCTCGACGCCGTGACGGCCGCCGTGCACGACCAGGTGAACCAGCCGACGGTTATCTCCATCAGCTGGGGCGGGCCCGAGAATACCTGGACCGCGGGGGCCCTCGACCAGTTCAACCAGGCGTTTCAGGCGGCGGCTCTGCTGGGCGTGACGGTGTGCTGCGCGGCCGGCGACAACGGCTCGGGCGACGGCGTGGCCGACGGGCAGCCGCACGCCGATTTTCCGGCCTCCAGTCCGTTTGCGCTGGCCTGCGGCGGCACCAAGCTGACGGCGGCCGGCGCCAAAATTAGTAGCGAAGTGGTGTGGAACGCGGGGCCCAACAGCGCCACCGGCGGCGGCATCAGCGCCCACTTCCCGGTGCCCGATTACCAAAAAAGCCTGCCGCTGCCCAAGCCAACGAAGGCCAAGGCCGCCCGGCCTGGCCGGGGCCTGCCCGACGTGGCCGGCAACGCCGACCCGGCCTCGGGGTACGAGGTGCGCGTGGACGGCCAGGACCTGGTAATTGGCGGCACCAGCGCCGTGGCCCCACTCTGGGCCGGGCTGGTGGCGCTTTTCAACCAAAAGCTGGCCAAGCCCGCCGGGTTTCTCAACCCGCTGCTGTACGGCTCGCTGGCGGGCCACGGGCTGCTGCACGACATCACCACGGGCACCAACGGCGCCTACGCCGCCCGTGCCGGCTGGGATGCCTGCACCGGCTGGGGCAGTCCCAACGGGGCGGCCCTGCTGGGGGCCCTGGCCGCGGCCCCGCCAACCAAACCTGCCTGA
- the folP gene encoding dihydropteroate synthase, whose protein sequence is MLPNPLAPAHSLIRSFTHSLLSPHGRLLDLRQPRVMGILNATPDSFFAGSRVATEADLLARAGALLAAGAAVLDVGAYSTRPGAADVPVAEELARLLPAVGALRREFPDAFISVDTFRAAVAEAAVHAGADLVNDVGGGTLDADMFATVGRLRVPYVLMHMRGTPQTMSTLTDYEDDLVLTLLRFFRDGLAALRAAGAHDVVLDPGFGFAKTPAQSYELLRRLPELGALGGAVLAGLSRKKMVYGPLGLTPEAALNGTTALHMLALQGGARLLRVHDAAEAAQVIRLFTSIFK, encoded by the coding sequence ATGCTGCCCAACCCGCTTGCCCCCGCCCATTCGCTCATTCGCTCATTCACCCATTCACTCCTGAGCCCCCACGGCCGCCTGCTCGACCTGCGCCAGCCACGGGTGATGGGCATCCTCAACGCCACGCCCGACTCGTTTTTCGCCGGCAGCCGCGTGGCCACCGAGGCCGACCTGCTGGCCCGTGCCGGGGCCCTGCTCGCGGCCGGCGCCGCCGTGCTCGACGTGGGCGCCTACAGTACCCGCCCCGGCGCCGCCGACGTGCCCGTGGCCGAGGAGCTGGCCCGCCTGCTGCCCGCCGTGGGGGCCCTGCGCCGCGAGTTTCCCGACGCGTTTATCTCGGTTGATACCTTCCGGGCGGCCGTGGCCGAGGCCGCCGTGCACGCCGGCGCCGACCTGGTGAACGATGTGGGCGGCGGCACGTTGGATGCCGACATGTTTGCCACCGTGGGCCGCCTGCGCGTGCCCTATGTGCTGATGCATATGCGCGGCACCCCGCAGACGATGAGCACGTTGACGGATTATGAAGACGACCTGGTGCTGACGCTGCTCCGCTTCTTCCGCGACGGACTGGCTGCCTTGCGCGCCGCCGGGGCCCACGACGTGGTGCTCGACCCTGGTTTCGGTTTTGCCAAAACCCCCGCCCAGAGCTACGAATTGTTGCGCCGGCTGCCCGAGCTGGGGGCCCTGGGGGGGGCGGTGCTGGCGGGCCTTTCGCGCAAAAAAATGGTGTACGGGCCCCTGGGCCTCACGCCCGAGGCCGCCCTCAACGGCACCACGGCCTTGCACATGCTGGCCTTGCAAGGCGGGGCCCGCCTGCTGCGCGTGCACGACGCAGCCGAGGCCGCGCAGGTAATTCGGTTGTTTACAAGTATATTTAAATAA
- the kbl gene encoding glycine C-acetyltransferase, with protein sequence MYATLQPDLEQQLQEIKDNGLFKKERVITSPQGAEINTQEAGEVLNFCANNYLGLSSHPEVIRAAKHAIDTHGYGMSSVRFICGTQDIHKELEAKLAEFLGTEDTILYAAAFDANGGVFEPLFNEQDAIISDALNHASIIDGVRLCKAQRYRYAHNDMADLEKQLQDAQAKGTRHRIIVTDGSFSMDGTIAQLDKICDLADKYQALVMVDECHSSGFLGKTGRGTHEMRGVMGRVDIITGTLGKALGGAMGGFTSGRKEIVDMLRQRSRPYLFSNTLAPAIVGASLRVLELLTESTQLRDQLEENTKYFREKMTAAGFAIPAGEHPIVPVMLYDAKLAQEFAAQMLAEGIYVVGFYYPVVPQGKARIRVQLSAAHTRAQLDQAIAAFVKVGKALEVLK encoded by the coding sequence ATGTACGCCACCCTCCAGCCCGACCTTGAGCAGCAGCTCCAGGAAATCAAAGACAACGGCCTTTTCAAGAAAGAGCGCGTGATTACCTCGCCCCAGGGCGCGGAAATTAACACCCAGGAAGCCGGCGAAGTGCTGAACTTCTGCGCCAACAACTACTTGGGCCTCAGCTCGCACCCCGAAGTAATTCGGGCCGCCAAGCACGCCATCGACACCCATGGCTACGGCATGTCGTCGGTGCGCTTCATCTGCGGCACCCAGGACATCCACAAGGAGCTCGAAGCCAAGCTGGCCGAGTTTCTGGGCACCGAGGACACGATTTTGTACGCCGCGGCCTTCGACGCCAACGGCGGCGTGTTCGAGCCGCTCTTCAACGAGCAGGACGCCATCATTTCCGATGCCCTCAACCACGCCTCCATCATCGACGGCGTGCGCCTATGCAAGGCCCAGCGCTACCGCTACGCGCACAACGACATGGCCGACCTGGAAAAGCAGCTCCAGGACGCCCAGGCCAAGGGCACGCGCCACCGCATCATCGTCACCGACGGCTCGTTTTCGATGGACGGCACCATCGCCCAGCTCGACAAAATCTGCGACCTCGCCGACAAGTACCAGGCCCTGGTGATGGTGGACGAGTGCCACAGCAGCGGCTTTTTGGGCAAAACCGGCCGCGGCACCCACGAAATGCGCGGCGTGATGGGCCGCGTCGACATCATCACCGGCACGCTGGGCAAGGCCCTGGGCGGGGCCATGGGCGGCTTCACCAGCGGCCGCAAAGAGATTGTAGACATGCTGCGCCAGCGCAGCCGCCCCTACCTGTTTTCCAACACCTTGGCGCCTGCCATCGTGGGGGCCTCGCTGCGCGTGCTGGAGCTGCTGACGGAAAGCACCCAGCTGCGCGACCAGCTCGAAGAGAACACCAAGTACTTCCGCGAAAAGATGACGGCCGCTGGCTTCGCCATTCCCGCCGGTGAGCACCCCATTGTGCCCGTCATGCTCTACGACGCCAAGCTGGCCCAGGAATTCGCCGCCCAAATGCTGGCCGAGGGCATCTACGTGGTCGGCTTCTACTACCCCGTGGTGCCGCAGGGCAAGGCCCGCATCCGGGTGCAGCTCAGCGCCGCCCACACCCGCGCCCAGCTCGACCAGGCCATTGCCGCCTTCGTGAAAGTAGGCAAGGCCCTGGAAGTGTTGAAGTAA
- the cdaA gene encoding diadenylate cyclase CdaA, translated as MSGPFPIDFLRFGWTDAADVLLVAVLLYQLYKLLRGSVALSVAVGWASLYLLYLVVKALGLELLTTILGEFMSVGVLATIILFQQEIRRFLLTVGQATAFERVRHWRWGSKAAAPLAVEPFVEAAKSLSNKYTGALICFSQASDLSTYAESGDCLDAEVSKRLLLTIFNKTSPLHDGAVIVANGRLQAARCILPVSDNPGVPAALGLRHRAAIGLTEITDAIVLVVSEETGQMSLVRHGEVYRGLEAPDLAARLSEWLGVDNRPAGQPVAVATAT; from the coding sequence GTGTCCGGCCCTTTTCCCATCGACTTTTTGCGTTTCGGCTGGACCGACGCGGCCGATGTGCTGCTGGTGGCCGTGCTGCTCTACCAGCTCTACAAGCTGCTGCGCGGCTCGGTGGCCCTGAGCGTGGCCGTGGGCTGGGCTTCGCTTTACCTGTTATACTTGGTAGTGAAGGCGTTGGGCCTGGAATTGCTCACCACCATCCTGGGCGAGTTCATGAGCGTGGGCGTGCTGGCCACCATCATTTTGTTTCAGCAGGAAATTCGCCGGTTTTTGCTGACGGTGGGGCAGGCCACGGCCTTCGAGCGGGTGCGGCACTGGCGCTGGGGCTCGAAAGCCGCCGCGCCGCTGGCCGTCGAACCCTTCGTGGAAGCGGCCAAGAGCCTGAGCAACAAGTACACCGGGGCCCTCATCTGCTTCAGCCAGGCCTCCGACCTGAGCACCTACGCCGAATCGGGCGACTGCCTCGACGCTGAAGTAAGCAAGCGCTTGCTGCTAACCATCTTCAACAAAACCAGTCCGCTGCACGACGGGGCCGTGATTGTGGCCAATGGCCGCCTGCAAGCCGCCCGCTGCATCCTGCCCGTGAGCGACAACCCCGGTGTACCCGCCGCCCTGGGCCTGCGCCACCGCGCCGCCATTGGCCTCACCGAAATAACCGACGCCATTGTGCTGGTAGTGAGCGAAGAAACCGGCCAGATGAGCCTCGTGCGCCACGGCGAAGTGTACCGCGGCCTCGAGGCGCCCGACCTAGCCGCGCGCCTCAGCGAGTGGTTGGGTGTAGACAACCGCCCCGCCGGCCAGCCCGTGGCCGTGGCCACGGCTACCTAG